Proteins encoded in a region of the Pseudothermotoga elfii DSM 9442 = NBRC 107921 genome:
- a CDS encoding DUF4234 domain-containing protein: MAIPMLNERKVNTAFAIVAIVLSVVAGLAGIVGTAHMLEGIVEGFFSDYEFGYGQMFGGMVAAIFAGIFGILAAVFTLIVLNQWSSALTDNIQNTKTLLTYLKQKGDSEKQTNLVVLEGHLSGLQLYTWAYWVYLIFYVLALFTGVASFVFSILAIIFLAVYLQSVFTVSKRLEEIKNIMYPLLGVETPMLTYIKSRNIGVFILLVIVTLGIYWWYLLIKLSSEINQYIDADQRLRQVINV, encoded by the coding sequence ATGGCAATACCGATGTTGAATGAAAGAAAGGTCAACACAGCTTTTGCTATAGTTGCCATTGTTCTATCAGTAGTTGCTGGCTTGGCTGGTATTGTAGGAACTGCACACATGCTTGAGGGCATAGTTGAAGGTTTTTTCTCTGATTATGAATTTGGATATGGTCAGATGTTTGGTGGTATGGTCGCAGCGATTTTTGCAGGGATATTTGGCATACTGGCTGCTGTTTTTACTCTTATTGTTTTGAATCAGTGGAGCAGTGCTCTGACAGACAATATTCAAAACACCAAAACATTGTTGACTTATTTAAAACAGAAAGGTGATTCAGAGAAGCAGACTAACCTGGTTGTTTTAGAAGGTCATCTGTCAGGCTTACAGCTCTATACGTGGGCATATTGGGTTTATTTAATTTTCTATGTACTGGCACTTTTTACGGGAGTAGCTTCATTTGTTTTTTCAATACTGGCGATAATCTTTCTGGCTGTATATCTGCAAAGCGTATTCACTGTCTCGAAAAGGTTGGAAGAAATTAAGAATATTATGTACCCACTCTTAGGTGTTGAAACACCCATGTTGACGTATATTAAATCCAGAAATATAGGTGTGTTCATTTTGCTGGTTATAGTTACGCTCGGTATATACTGGTGGTATCTTTTGATAAAACTTTCAAGCGAAATAAACCAGTATATTGACGCTGATCAAAGGCTCAGGCAGG
- a CDS encoding HAD family hydrolase has product MRALLVDYDGTLVEVNEEKFTKEYFVQLKAFAENRMSFSGKEIMECIEQITNFADGKANNYERFLECFSKKSQLNFADLKGIFDTFYRSKYFENLSVFVKPNISVVNLVNRAKEHGILTVLATNPVFPKIAIIKRLEWIGMTECSFDLITHMENSYYCKPDPRYFQQIISILKVAPGDCTMVGNDEYFDRSCEKIGIEFINVKEIDKIQLGGGEHGNTDVE; this is encoded by the coding sequence ATGAGGGCTTTATTGGTAGATTATGATGGAACGCTTGTCGAAGTTAACGAAGAAAAATTTACAAAAGAATATTTTGTGCAACTCAAAGCTTTTGCTGAAAATAGGATGTCATTTTCAGGTAAAGAGATCATGGAATGCATTGAGCAAATTACCAATTTTGCTGATGGGAAAGCCAACAATTATGAAAGGTTTCTGGAATGCTTTTCAAAAAAAAGCCAGCTAAATTTTGCTGACTTGAAAGGAATATTTGACACATTTTACAGAAGTAAATATTTTGAAAATTTAAGTGTTTTTGTGAAACCTAACATTTCTGTGGTAAACTTGGTAAACAGGGCAAAAGAACATGGTATTTTAACAGTTCTCGCGACCAATCCGGTGTTCCCAAAAATAGCGATTATTAAGAGATTAGAGTGGATAGGTATGACAGAATGCAGTTTTGATTTGATAACGCATATGGAAAATTCATATTACTGTAAACCTGATCCAAGATATTTTCAGCAAATAATTTCTATATTGAAAGTTGCTCCAGGCGATTGCACTATGGTTGGTAATGATGAATATTTTGATCGCTCATGTGAGAAAATAGGTATTGAATTTATTAATGTAAAGGAAATCGACAAAATTCAATTAGGAGGTGGGGAACATGGCAATACCGATGTTGAATGA